A genomic window from Haladaptatus caseinilyticus includes:
- a CDS encoding glycerophosphodiester phosphodiesterase, with protein sequence MARTSGTTERQSPNVEQHATDLDQATDVDLSVIAHRGFAGVYPENTIGAVRQATAAPDGGPEMIEIDVHPTADGEIIVFHDTRLDRLTDAPESIASQRVWNLPYDTLNDVSVLGTDETIPTLETLLDAIPTDVGVNIEFKNPGTLDVRPRENLPPEAREQQKELWLPFTDRVLSTLAAYDHDILISSFAEGALAAVRELDATIPIAAVFAESIVDGFEIARRYECDAIHPPWNMVAGTELFNDEYGSLGPYDDIDIVDIAHEEGYDVNVWTVESWYQATQLGQARVDGIITDYPNVLQFHGR encoded by the coding sequence ATGGCACGCACGAGCGGAACGACGGAACGACAGTCTCCGAACGTCGAACAGCACGCTACCGACCTCGACCAGGCCACGGATGTGGATCTCTCGGTCATCGCCCATCGCGGTTTCGCCGGAGTGTATCCCGAGAACACCATCGGAGCAGTCCGGCAGGCGACGGCTGCACCGGATGGTGGACCCGAAATGATCGAGATCGACGTGCATCCGACCGCGGATGGGGAGATAATCGTTTTTCACGACACCCGACTCGACCGACTGACGGACGCTCCGGAGTCGATCGCGAGCCAACGCGTCTGGAACCTCCCCTACGACACGCTGAATGACGTATCGGTTCTCGGTACCGACGAAACGATCCCGACGTTAGAAACCCTCCTCGATGCGATTCCGACGGACGTCGGTGTAAACATCGAGTTCAAAAACCCCGGAACGCTCGACGTTCGCCCCCGTGAAAACCTTCCACCCGAGGCGAGGGAACAGCAGAAGGAGTTATGGCTCCCGTTCACGGACCGGGTTCTCTCGACACTCGCGGCGTACGACCACGACATATTGATCTCGTCGTTCGCGGAGGGGGCGCTCGCGGCGGTTCGAGAACTCGACGCGACAATACCCATCGCGGCAGTGTTCGCCGAATCCATCGTCGATGGCTTCGAAATCGCCCGTCGATACGAGTGCGACGCGATTCATCCCCCGTGGAACATGGTCGCCGGAACCGAACTGTTCAACGACGAGTACGGCTCGCTTGGGCCATACGATGACATCGACATCGTCGATATCGCACACGAGGAAGGATACGACGTGAACGTCTGGACCGTCGAAAGTTGGTATCAAGCCACCCAACTCGGTCAGGCGCGCGTCGATGGTATCATCACGGATTATCCCAACGTCCTCCAGTTTCACGGTCGGTAA
- a CDS encoding CDP-glycerol glycerophosphotransferase family protein, protein MKVGQSILATVKQSLHRPLSEIAERWSPILLVQWMLYALLKRLSGVWTRDDSLWVFGARDSEAFVDNAKYLYLHVANERTGVRPVWLSKNRRVVRELRASGYEAYHCYSIRGLVVNLRAGVICLTQGHRDVTMACCAGAKTVLLWHGIPLKTISWDAEFSDESAPVKAVLEYMADEFDRLVVPGQNLIEIFESGLHLDAERTTIVGYPRLDALFRPPRGSHIGTDETARKRVERLSRDHPVLFYLPTFRDGTDGSSADHLDFRALDEFLAEKDAFLVIKTHPREQFEPPPNLSRIVRLPERCDVYPLLRHADVLVTDYSSIYFDYLVLDRPAVFYPYDRTQYEETRGFYFDYDTITAGPVVTDFDELLDALSRTLENDPFGTERRNIVNELLTDVSHTGRQSAAVYDAIRRELIQGNANRPDDTVRTI, encoded by the coding sequence GTGAAAGTCGGCCAATCGATTCTCGCCACAGTGAAACAGTCACTCCATCGACCACTCTCCGAGATCGCCGAACGATGGTCCCCCATCCTCCTCGTTCAGTGGATGCTGTACGCCCTGTTGAAACGGCTGTCCGGAGTGTGGACGCGTGACGACTCCCTTTGGGTGTTCGGCGCGCGTGACAGCGAGGCGTTCGTGGACAACGCGAAATATCTCTATTTGCACGTCGCAAACGAGCGAACCGGCGTTCGTCCCGTTTGGCTCTCGAAAAACCGGCGCGTCGTGCGGGAGTTGCGGGCGTCCGGCTACGAAGCGTACCACTGTTATTCGATTCGGGGACTAGTAGTGAACCTCCGGGCGGGCGTCATCTGCCTGACGCAGGGGCATCGAGACGTCACCATGGCGTGTTGTGCAGGTGCGAAAACGGTTCTGCTGTGGCACGGGATCCCGCTGAAAACGATCTCGTGGGATGCCGAATTTTCGGACGAATCGGCACCGGTGAAAGCGGTACTCGAGTATATGGCCGACGAGTTCGACAGGCTGGTCGTCCCCGGTCAGAACCTGATCGAAATATTCGAATCCGGATTGCATCTCGACGCCGAACGAACGACGATTGTGGGGTATCCGCGCCTCGATGCGCTCTTTCGTCCCCCTCGAGGGAGCCACATCGGGACGGACGAAACGGCTCGAAAACGGGTGGAGCGTCTTTCCCGGGACCACCCCGTCCTTTTCTACTTACCGACGTTTCGGGACGGGACGGATGGAAGTTCCGCGGACCACCTCGACTTTCGAGCACTCGACGAATTTCTGGCGGAGAAGGACGCTTTTCTCGTCATCAAGACGCATCCCCGGGAACAGTTCGAACCGCCGCCGAACCTCTCACGGATCGTTCGACTCCCGGAACGATGTGACGTTTATCCCCTGCTCCGGCACGCCGACGTGCTGGTTACGGACTACTCGTCGATTTACTTCGATTATCTCGTCCTCGACCGACCGGCCGTCTTCTATCCATACGACCGCACGCAGTACGAGGAAACGCGGGGGTTCTACTTCGACTACGATACGATCACAGCGGGACCGGTCGTTACCGACTTCGACGAACTGCTCGATGCCTTATCTAGGACGCTCGAAAACGATCCGTTCGGGACGGAACGACGGAACATCGTGAACGAGTTACTGACCGACGTGAGCCACACTGGCCGACAGTCAGCGGCCGTATACGACGCGATTCGACGGGAATTGATCCAAGGGAATGCCAACCGACCCGACGACACTGTTCGAACTATATAG
- the sucC gene encoding ADP-forming succinate--CoA ligase subunit beta has translation MRLHEYQAKEVFSDAGIPTPDSALAESVDEVVEAAEDIGYPVAVKAQVHVGGRGKAGGIKLAENRDEAEEAAESIIGMDLKGYTVEQVLVEGAVDFVNELYVGVTMDRGEGKPVAMVSTKGGVDIEAVAEEDPDAIAREHIDPAFGMHPYQARKAVYDAGVDSDIAMDVASVLTTLYDLWDDKDASDAEINPLMVTSDDEIVAADAVLNIDGDALFRHPDLAEMEEDSYEDDLERKAGEYGFDYVRLDGNVGIIGNGAGLVMTTLDLVDYYGGEPANFLDIGGGAKAERVTNALDMVFSDENVDSVVFNIFGGITRGDEVAKGINEALESLDEIPKPVVVRLAGTNAEEGMEILNTDLVQVEATLEDAVQRAVENAEEEQ, from the coding sequence ATGAGGCTACACGAGTACCAGGCGAAGGAGGTATTCTCCGACGCGGGGATTCCGACGCCCGATTCGGCGCTCGCGGAGAGCGTTGACGAGGTCGTCGAAGCGGCGGAGGATATCGGCTACCCTGTCGCGGTGAAGGCGCAAGTACACGTCGGCGGCCGCGGAAAGGCCGGCGGCATCAAGCTCGCGGAGAACCGCGACGAGGCCGAAGAGGCCGCCGAATCCATCATCGGGATGGATTTGAAGGGATACACGGTCGAGCAGGTGTTGGTCGAAGGAGCCGTCGACTTCGTCAACGAACTGTACGTCGGCGTGACGATGGACCGCGGCGAGGGCAAACCCGTCGCCATGGTTTCCACCAAAGGTGGCGTCGATATCGAGGCTGTCGCCGAGGAAGACCCCGACGCGATCGCACGGGAACACATCGATCCGGCATTCGGGATGCACCCGTATCAGGCCCGAAAAGCCGTGTACGACGCAGGTGTCGATAGCGACATCGCCATGGACGTCGCGAGCGTCCTCACGACGCTGTACGACCTGTGGGACGACAAGGACGCGAGCGACGCGGAAATCAACCCGCTGATGGTCACGAGCGACGACGAAATCGTCGCCGCGGACGCAGTGCTGAACATCGACGGTGACGCGCTGTTCCGCCACCCCGACCTCGCCGAGATGGAAGAGGACTCCTACGAGGATGACCTCGAACGCAAGGCTGGCGAGTACGGCTTCGACTACGTCCGACTCGACGGGAACGTCGGCATCATCGGCAACGGTGCCGGCCTCGTCATGACGACGCTCGACCTCGTGGACTACTACGGCGGCGAACCCGCCAACTTCCTCGACATCGGCGGCGGCGCAAAAGCCGAACGCGTGACGAACGCGCTCGATATGGTGTTCTCGGACGAGAACGTCGATTCGGTCGTCTTCAACATCTTCGGCGGCATCACCCGTGGTGACGAAGTCGCCAAGGGGATCAACGAAGCGCTCGAATCGCTCGACGAGATTCCGAAACCGGTCGTCGTCCGACTCGCCGGTACGAACGCCGAGGAAGGAATGGAGATCCTGAACACCGACCTCGTTCAGGTCGAAGCAACGCTCGAAGACGCGGTTCAGCGTGCCGTCGAAAACGCGGAGGAAGAACAATGA
- the sucD gene encoding succinate--CoA ligase subunit alpha: protein MSILVDDDTRVVVQGITGGEGRFHTEQMMEYGTNVVAGAVPGKGGQEVEDVPVYDTVHEAVAEEDADASVIFVPPAFAGDAIFEALDTDLDLAVAITEGVPTQDMSKVYKRLSETDTRLLGPNCPGIITPGEAKLGILPGNIFEAGNVGLVSRSGTLTYQVVDNLTQRGIGQTTAIGIGGDPIIGTDFIDALSLFEDDPDTDAVVMCGEIGGEDEEEAAAFIAENMDTPVAGFIAGRTAPPGKRMGHAGAIVSGSGTGTAESKINALNDAGVPVGDTPEEVADNIEDFL from the coding sequence ATGAGCATTCTCGTCGATGACGACACCCGAGTAGTCGTCCAAGGTATCACTGGCGGTGAGGGACGGTTCCACACCGAACAGATGATGGAGTACGGTACGAACGTCGTCGCCGGTGCTGTTCCCGGCAAGGGCGGGCAAGAAGTCGAGGACGTCCCCGTCTACGACACCGTCCACGAAGCCGTCGCGGAGGAAGACGCCGACGCATCGGTCATCTTCGTCCCGCCCGCCTTCGCGGGAGACGCCATTTTCGAGGCACTCGACACCGACCTCGACCTCGCGGTCGCCATCACCGAAGGCGTCCCGACGCAGGACATGTCGAAGGTGTACAAGCGCCTCTCGGAGACCGACACGCGACTGCTCGGCCCGAACTGCCCCGGCATCATCACGCCCGGCGAGGCCAAACTCGGCATCCTCCCCGGCAACATCTTCGAGGCCGGAAACGTCGGTCTCGTCTCACGATCGGGGACGCTAACCTACCAAGTGGTCGATAACCTCACCCAGCGCGGTATCGGTCAGACCACCGCCATCGGTATCGGTGGCGATCCCATCATCGGGACGGACTTCATCGACGCGCTCTCCCTCTTCGAGGACGACCCCGACACCGACGCAGTCGTCATGTGCGGCGAAATCGGCGGCGAGGACGAAGAGGAAGCGGCGGCGTTCATCGCGGAGAACATGGACACCCCCGTCGCTGGCTTCATCGCGGGTCGAACCGCCCCACCAGGAAAACGCATGGGCCACGCCGGTGCGATCGTTTCCGGTAGCGGCACGGGTACCGCGGAAAGCAAAATCAACGCGCTGAACGATGCTGGCGTCCCGGTTGGCGATACGCCGGAGGAAGTCGCGGACAACATCGAAGACTTCCTGTAA